A segment of the Armatimonadota bacterium genome:
TTTGAAACTCCTCCCATGCGCGGGCAACCGTAAGGAACCACACGGTGACTTCCGCATCGGGGGATGAAGAAACCGCCGCGCAGATCTCACCCATCATCCGGTTGGCCGCCTCGTCTTCCGTCCGGGCCGATTCTGCCCCCGCCGACGACACCACCAACCACCCGCAACCCGACCCCCGGAGCGCGTTGGCCCACAGCGAGGGCGAACCGGCCGCCAGAACCGGGCGCGGATCCGCCCGGAGCCGGAGGGCGATCTCTTCCCGGTTCGATATGCCGGACAGGCGCCACCACTCATCGGGCCATACCCGGTTTGTCCGCCCCAAAACGTTCACGAACGGCCGCCTCGGCCCGCCCCGTCAAACGGCAATCTCAGAGCCAATGCCGCACCGCCCAATCCACCCAGATGAAAAGGAACACGCCGATTGAGACAAACCCGTTCAACGTAAAAAATGCCAGGTTCACACGGCTGAGGTCGTCGGGTTTCACCAGGCTTTGTTCGTAAACCAGGATGCCGGCCGCAAAGACGACGCCAGCGAGGGCCACCAGCCAGCCGCCCATCAGCACAACCGACCAGGCCAGCAGCAAAACCGCCGCGATATGGCAGAAACGGCTCACCCACAGGGCGCGGGCTTTGCCGACCGCCTGGGGAAGGCTGTGCAATCCCTGGCCCGAGTCGAACTCCTCATCCTGCAGGGAGTAGATGATGTCAAAGCCGGCCGTCCAACACATCACCGCCCCAACGAGCGGCAGGACTTCCCACGCCAAGCTCCCCTGCACGGCAACCCATGCCGCAGCCGGTGCCATCCCTAGCCCAAAGCCCAGCACAAAGTGGCAAAGCGGCGTGAACCTCTTGGTCATCGAATAGCCGAGGGTGACAAGCAAGGCAACCGGCGCCAACGCCAAAGCCAACGGATTCAAGAACGCGGCCGCCGACAAAAACACCACCACGCTCGCATAAAAGTAGATATTCGCCGTCCGCAGGCTCAAAATGCCGCTTGGGATCGCCCGCGACCGAGTCCTTGGATTAAGAGCATCGATGTCTCGGTCAGCAATCCGGTTCCAAGCCATCGCGGCGCTGCGGCAGCTAACCATGGCCACGACGATCAATCCAAAAACGCGCCATCCCGGAAACAGGCCGAGCCCCGCCGTGCGCGAGGCCCACATCATGCCAACCATCGCAAAAGGCAAGGCGAAAATGGAGTGCTCGACCTTGATCATCTCCAAAAAGGCCTTGAACCCCTGCCAGCCTCGCGCCTCGGAAGCCATTCGTGCTAAGAGTCTACTGGACACCCGGCAACCAGATACCACCCGGCCCAGACGTGGCACCCGCCTTTCTTGAGAAGGTAAAGTCTGTCATTCCTTGGAGGCAGGTTTGCAAGCCTGCCCCTTTTAGCGTTCAGAGGGAACGTCTCGAAAAATGAACACGCATAACCCCACAACTTGGATGCAGGCCGGCCAGAAGAGGGCCCTTGCCTTGATCCTCGCCTTGCTCGCCGCATTGGCTCCCGGGTTCGCCTTGGCCAGTGGTGCCGAAGCAAACATCAAATTGGAGTTCTCGCAAAGCGACCGGATCTTCTTGATCATCTCGCTCATCCTCGGATTCCTTGCCCTTGGTTTTGCCTATTTCTTCTGGTCGCGGGTCAAAGCCACCTCGCCGGGCAACGAGAAAATGCAAGAAGTCGGGCACGCCATCCAATCGGGGGCGTTGGGCTATTTGAGCCAGCAGTTCCGGACCATGGCCGTCTTCGTCGTTGTCATTTCCGGGATCTTGTTTGCGATGTACCAAGGCTCTTACGGGCCGACGGTCGCCGCCATGACGGCGGTCTGCTTCGTGCTCGGCGTCGGGGCCAGTTACATCGCCGGCTATGTGGGGATGAAGGCAGCGGTCAGCGCCAATATGCGTGTCGCCAACGCTGCCCTCACCAGCTACAAATCCTCGCTTGAGATCGCCTTCCAATCTGGTTCGGTCGCCGGGCTGGTCACGGTGGGTATGGGGCTCATCGGCGCCACATCCATTTTCCTTGGATTCCCCGACGTCGCCACCAAGCTGCTCGTCGGTTTCGGTTTCGGCGGATCGCTTGCCGCCCTCTTCATGCGGGTCGGCGGGGGGATCTTCACCAAAGCCGCCGACGTCGGTGCCGACCTCGTCGGGAAGGTCGAAGCCGGTATCCCCGAAGACGACCCACGCAACCCTGCCACCATTGCCGACAACGTCGGTGACAACGTTGGGGACTGTGCCGGGATGGCCGCCGACGTCTTCGAATCTTACGAAGTCACCCTCGTCGCCGCCATCGTGTTGGGCGCCGCAACCGCGGCCCTCTTCCCCACCGAAGTGTGGATGCGGCTCATCATCTTTGCCTTGATGGCCCGTGGGGCCGGCGTCGTCGCCTCCATTGTTGGGATCTTCATGGTTAAGGGCTCGGACGACATCTCCGTCGACCCGCTCAAATCCATCCGCCGCGGCTTTTATGCCTCGGCCGCCATCGCACTCGTCGCCACCGTTGGCGTCGCCTACTACATGCTCGGCGGGATGAACCCGTCGCAACTCGTCAAGACCAACCAGCTTGTCGCCTCGAACATCAACGAGCGGAACAACGCGGAGGCCATCCTCCGCGCCGCCTCCGACATTGCGGCCAAGCAGAAGAAGGAAGTCTACGAAGTCTCCGCCGACGACGTCTTCAATGCCAAAGAGATCCAGGCCCTTAAAATGGTCGATGCTTTGATGAAGCAGGTTTCGTTGGAAGACACGGCCGACAACCGCAAGTTGGCGGAAGACGAAGTCAAATCCCGGATCACCCAGACTCTGGCTGGGGGGCAATCGGCCATTCCCGCCGAACAGGATTTTAAAGAATACAAGTCGGTCAAACCGGGTGACAAAGGCAACTTGGTCAACAACTACGCTGTCATGATGCCGGCTGCC
Coding sequences within it:
- a CDS encoding 4-hydroxybenzoate octaprenyltransferase, whose product is MASEARGWQGFKAFLEMIKVEHSIFALPFAMVGMMWASRTAGLGLFPGWRVFGLIVVAMVSCRSAAMAWNRIADRDIDALNPRTRSRAIPSGILSLRTANIYFYASVVVFLSAAAFLNPLALALAPVALLVTLGYSMTKRFTPLCHFVLGFGLGMAPAAAWVAVQGSLAWEVLPLVGAVMCWTAGFDIIYSLQDEEFDSGQGLHSLPQAVGKARALWVSRFCHIAAVLLLAWSVVLMGGWLVALAGVVFAAGILVYEQSLVKPDDLSRVNLAFFTLNGFVSIGVFLFIWVDWAVRHWL